The Tenebrio molitor chromosome 7, icTenMoli1.1, whole genome shotgun sequence region ACGTAAATGAATTAGCACCCCGTGATGCCAATATTTATTACGGAGGTCGCGCCATAATGCCAGGAGTAGTAATTAAAAGTAATGATTGCAGAGCCGGTTGTCGGTCAAATTAATTATGAGTAATAGACTTTCGATAAATTAGAGATCCTTTGTGGTGTACGAGGGCGGTaataaatgaattgtttttgatgcGTCAAATGTCAACAGTCATCTACGAGAAGCTTTTAACCGCGCGCTTTAATCATCTAATGCGGCACAGCGGATCACGAATTCTTCTTCCATTACATAATTTCGTCGCTCCTGTCAATATCGCCTGATTTGAATATCGAGGTCGTACAAACCTggcattttgtgtatttcgCTTCCAAGCTCCTGACCGCAGTCTCGAAGTAATCCTTTCCGTATTCGATCTTCTGCTCCTGACACAGCTGCGCCCACATATCTCTAGCTTGCTCCAGAATAACTTGATCGGACAACCACGAATTGCCAGCGGTGAATTCTCCAGGTGCCACCACGACCACATCCACGCCGCGGCTCCTCAACTCCTTCCGCAAGCATTCAGCCTGGGCTTCGATGGCCGCCAGCAGACCGCAATGGATACCCCTGACGGGGGAGGCGACTTTGCACAGGCCGGACGACATCATGATGATGCGGCCGCGGGCTCGGCGAATTAGAGGCAGCATCACCTGGGTCACTCTGGTGGGGCCGAGAAGGTTGATCTCTGTCGCTTTTTTGATGACCTGGAACGACGCGAATAAACATAAAAGATGGCGCATAAAAGCGTGtttcgacaattttttaaGGGAGATTGAGACGACATAAAACGGGTTATGCGGTCGTTTATTCGATGCCAGGTGAGATGAGTTTAAGCTCTGGAGATTTCTGACGTAATGGAATTCGCGAACCGGAATATTCAATTATcgaaacaacaaacaattacTCAGGGGCTGAGGAGAAGAAGGGTGGGTTAGGGGGAGTACCTCGGCGAAACATGAATTCACCTGTGAGGACGATTTAATAAATAAGCGTCGCTTTGCTCCAACACTTGTTCCGACTTGGGTCGAagattttatattaattttaaaacttttaagGACATCAGTGTTAAGCTATCGAGAAATGTGCTTCGACAAGCGTTATAAAATCGTAAAGTTCGATTAAATGTCACCGGAGGTATAAGTATAGGtaatatattaataaaatttagattttcaGTTTCGTAAAAATTACATCACCTGTGGTGGGACAGTTCAAAGGAGAATAAGGTCTTTTATGGGTTTTTTCACATCATGATCTCATAAAAGTAGTGGCCGCAGATAATTCCACTTTTGTCTGACATTTACGTCTTCTATAATTAATACTGAGATTATTTAAATGTCAGGCTTTATTAAATTCACCAAACATTTCGACCAAAATTTCCAGAGTTGTAGGAGTTACGTAAACTTGATAACAATTAATATCCGTTCCGTCATTAATTATTTCAGTAATGGTTTTCGAATACATTTGATACGAAAGCTGCGccataacaacaaaatctattcCGGAATTTAATGTTACGCCACTTTCTCGTTTTGAGAAGAAGATACACAAAGCAAAACCCCGCAGAAAGCTCTGTGTCTTTTTATGATCATCCACCGCACATTGTCTTTTGTGGCTTTTATACGCCTCGATATAAAATAAAGACGACAACATTTAAGGGACTTATGACGAGAGCATCGTTATTGAATCGAAATAGATAAGCACGGTCCGGTTTTTGCATGGAGTGAGCTTTGAGACTGTTACGTATCCAAGCTCAAATGGTACAGGAAGAAATACGGATCGCGTTCCCGATCCTAAAGCGTGATCCTGCCAAATCTTTTTCAGATCATTTGCATGAACGCACAAAGGAATCTGGATATAGATAGACATACGTAAGAAGGTTAAAAAGCACATGTGAAACTTTTTCCAGAAACATACGAGATGTATTGCGGAATGAGTGGAATGTTTGTTtagatttttatgtcaatttattttaattcagtccatttgaaatttattatgttaattcGTGGGGTTTATTTAAGTAGAAAATAAATAGCCCCACTAATTTaactgtttatttaaaaatgacgaGCGGTGAAAAGCTGCTAGAATTATAAACAGACGTTGAATGATTCTATTATTAAATTCACGCCAAATGGAACTTGTAAAAATATCAATGAGATTTTCGAGAAAATGGAGACTGGCaacaaatgttaataaaactgtaattattttattttttcgtttccTTCCCTCTCGCTACATTGCTTTCGAATTTTACATCCCACTGATCACGTAATTACATTATAAGAAAATTCATCTTTGGAGTGTATTAAATTAGCTGTTAGGGCGCCCGTTGAAAGGACACTTAAGAAACTTGCCTAATGGATTGTttgtaatgaaaattattccaGTTTTCATTAGTTTAATTACACATATCAAAAACAGACGTGTCTCCCTGTCAGAACGCGTTCCAACTCAACCCGTATCACATCTATAATCAAAATTATCCAGAAACGTGTTGTTCTCCTTCGAAAACAACGGATTTTCCTCATTGAATAATCTTCGCTCTATTCGAAAACTTTCAGGAAGAACAACGGAAAATTTATGACACTTCGTGCACAGAATTGAACACACTGGTAAACAGAATGGGAaatattgaataaaaatacTCCCGAAGAAAAGATTCGTGAAACTTTAATACAGTAAAACTCTGTTATTTTCAGATAGAGGCGGCATCTGCAAACGTTAAATTTCTAGTGAGTTGACCGAGTGAAGCGAAGCGAGTTATTAAGCgaagtttctaataataattaataaaataacttcGTTCGTTCGGAAACTTTATATACCTAGTAGAACTCTGTCTAAAAGATTCGATTCTAACTAATTGCATTTTTGCCCACACGAGTCGTTTCAGTCTGTTCGGTTTGGTAAAAATCctgaatttttattccacGAATTACCTTGACATCATTCTCCTTTCAAAGATAAGGTTTCCGATAATGGAAAACGTGTCCTGCAGTCTATAAACGCGCCATCGCAGCACAGTTTTTAGCGCAGATTCTAATATTAAACTAATTTTTACGTTGCcaagaattttattattggATAAAATCGCTCTAAAAGCTCCCCAAAATGATGTATCAATGTGCGTAAACATGCGACAGTTAATCATTGTGCAATGCCAGTTTGGCGTCTCTGCAagtatatttataaaatatgcaatactttgtttttgtttgacgcAACACTACATAGTTGATTTGTATTTTAAcgaaatagaaatttttttcggcaTTTGCGTTTTCGTGAAAATCCCAGAAATtgatcaataataaataaaacaacttttttctCAGGATTACATCCGCTGAAAGGAGCGTTCGAgcttaatttataatttacttccttaacttgacgttaatgtaaatatgtgcgtaaaaaaacattattccGAGGCCTGTCTGTATCGTTCTGATGGAAACTTCATATCAACATATCgaaaaaatacaagaaaaaattcaatCGTGTTTATTCTTGTAAAAAGGTCgttttcaaaaacaaacattgatCCTCACAAATTACGTTGGACAACGATATTTTACTGAAAACGTGATcgttgttttaattattattattgatatcgcagttcactgtttttttttttttttgtaaaaaacactcaattttttttttctataattgattcaaaaaattgaaattcacgcatagttatccgtgcatgaagtgggtcatttttttacgtgtatttttttttgcattgttagtaagatcgaaaccatagaaaccatacaaaacagtgtgtgaaatgcgatttcacgcacacgactatttctgtgtttcacttcacgcactgttttttattagttacctagcaacactgcattgaaacttcagagttccttcaaaaatttgaatttttaatttcaattttttgaatcaattatagaaaaaatattgtttatatttcatgcgtgaagatgtttttgtgcattcaaaggcttatactgcctcgaccttcgtctcggcgtaaaagaccttttcatgcacaaaaaacactctcttcacgcacttaatataaaaataactattaatttgacctttttcaaaattattttttgaaatttcattaTCAATGTTTTTAGTAGAAAATATAACATGCGCTCTCaggaataatttttaaaaatctcaattaaacaattattaggtaatttacttttatgactccattaaatttgttgatgttagatgaaaaattatttagttattattttatgtcaaataaaattagagCGCGTcgtaaagtaaattttttgacagtgaAAATATATGTATCTATAATATCCTCTACCTTCCACACGAAATTCCTCGTTTTATGTCAGcttagaatattttattttgatttatatGACAGCGTTTGATTTTTCCtgaagggatttttttttatttttctctttaCACACAATATTTCACCTGGGGAGGTATCCATTCGATTTCGCCGAGAGCTACCCACGAAGAAGCATGGATGACAGCCCAAAGTCCCGGTGCTCCGTCGGGAAGGTGCTCGACGGCGTAGAGAGACGCGGCTAGAATTTGTGTTTCGGAAGAGACATCTAACTGCAGCACGTGCACTCGGCCGGAACACTCTTCTTTCAGTTCTTCAGCGATGGGATTGTCTGCAGCGTTCTGGAATCCTGCGAAGACGGTGAATCCTTGTTCGTCCAAGTGGCGGGCGAGGGCGTTACCGATGCGGGAGTCGCAGCCGGTTATCAGGACAGCTTTTCCTGCTGCGGTCACCTGAAATCAAGCGGGAAAATTCGAAAATCGATCGATCCTAGGCGAATTCGCCAATAACAGCGTTCAACATCGAATGGACGATTTCACAGGTGCCGTGTGAGAAATTAAGATTACGCCTCGATGATTCCATTGATAAAGAGAAAAGCTGACACGTTATGTACGTGACTTATGTACGAATCTAGGTAAACTTCCTTTTTCATGTAagcagaaatttaaaatgtaaagtgGCTATGCGCcaatcataaaaattttaaagctAAACATACATATCAAATTTGTTCGGTTATAAAGTTTTCATTAGCATTTATCGCAGTGGTAAGtattaaaatataacttgAATTAATTTGAATTCGTTGGAGTTTCTTGTGTTGTATCGAATTGGATTTTGTGTTGCTTCCAACGTTTTCGATTCTTCGGCGTGGGCTCCGTTCGAAATGAAAATAAGGTCAAATAATGTGCACGTATTTTCTCATAAATATACACCACCCACATGTTTCGGGCGtctcaaaacaaaaatttcctCTTTTAAATAAGAGCAATTTTACCCGTTTCTgtcgaattaaatttaaatatttaaattggaaattaagcggaaaaatatttgcacCTCGGAAACATTTATTTGTGAAGGTTTTCGTAGACGCCGCAAACTTGTTCTTCTGCAGGAGGGTTCGATCCTGCTGTCGTTgccaatatttatttataataaacgaAGAGCAATAGCGTACGGGTGAAAAAGTACACACATCTTTAAAATGACATATggctataaataaaacattttatgggACTCCGGTGGATGGCATCCGTTCCGCCCGTATCATTTTTGAAGCCATAATGAAATTCTCTTTCACGAGAACAACCTAGTTTACCAATCTCAAGTATTgcgtaaaaataaatcaaaacgaGGAGAGTGCATTTTGTGATTGTTTACTAAAAATTTTGTCCAAAAACGATTTGCAATaacaatttgttctttaaCAAGGATCTTGTTACAGGTAAAGGTCAGAGAGTGGGcgctttattaaaattaacgaaCATGAACCTTATAATGACGGTTTTAGAATTTTGCAAGTGAACATTAGGGTTGTGAAAATTGGCCAATTTGATGTTTCCACGGCTAAGAAAGCTCTATAAATACAGCAAAATCACCAAAGTTCGTGTCTAGGTAAAGCGAAACACacaaaaatcaataataatcgaGGTGCCAAAGTCAatatttgttttgctttttgatATGTCTTTGAAGTTGGCAGCCGGTGCGTTCTTCGGCgtctttgattttaaattctgCAAACAAATTACGCAACTGGCGGTCCTCCAGTTCGCCGTTCCTTTTGGGGGTCTTTTACTCTTTCCGGGAGCGAAAACTGATCTGTGTAATTTTATTACCTTCAGGTTGTGGTAGAAGAGCACGGCCGCAATGGTGGTGATGGCGAAGAATATGAAAAGCGTGAGGGTGGAGACTTGAGATATGTGCAGGGCGTTGAGCACCGTGCTGAGGATGATGGCCCCGGCGTGGCAGAAGATCACCGGCAGCAAACACCTGTCCAGCACGTCCCATGGTACTTCTTGTTGGGAGACGCTGATCGGCTTCAGACCGACGGCGGATTGCCTCCTCTGTATGTTCGCCGCCTTGACCAGGCCCACGTTGGGAAGGGCCTTAAGAGAGGGCCGCCGTTTGAAGGGGCCGCTCATGTTTCAGGAAAGCTCTAACATCGACTGAAAGGAGTCCCGGGAATATGTGCCAAAATTCTATTTCGCGATCGTTTCTATTTTAATACGCGCCAGCTTCAGTGCACCAActtttatgaaaatatctgTGTCTCATGTCCTCGCTCGCACAATCGAGGCGAATTTTTCACGGTGCAATCCACATCGAAATTGAAAGTGCAATGCTGAGGTGGCGCTAGGAACTTCTTTGTTGCAAGCCAAGCTAAATTTAGTTGGTCTAGGTTGGGAGGTGCGTTACGCAACCGTTGCAGTACCTAAGCACGCAGCAAATTGACCGTAACTATATCtcttataaaaattgttttcttaatgatCTTGTTAGGAGTTGTGTAAAAGGTTGTTATCTTAAACACGGTGGTAAAGACAGACGTAAAATTAGACATATCCTTGGAACTAATCATTGCAGCTTTTTCTTCAGAAACATGTGAGAACAAAAGAcctgaatatttttgttgataaACAGATGCGATTGAAACGATGGAACCAATGGTTCAAGTGTTGGCTCCACGATAAatctatttttgaaaattaaccTGAAAAATAAGTTGCGTCAATTACGTAGGCGGACacataattttgttacaatattttttagaattaagaaaaaaataacacagcTGCATGACCCCGGCGTTTGACCCCGAATTAGCTACCCCGcttttttttctgtatgtgtcgttctgcttcatttacaCCACGTTGAGAGTGTAAAGGAACCGAACTTTATTTTATGCTAGTTGGTAGATTATGAATTATTGTCCAGATGTTGCGGACTTTGGTGCATTCTTAGGATTAGGTAACTGCAGCTGtcttaattagtttttttgcATGAGATCGACCCCAACGAAGGGTCTCAAGTTTTGTAATGGCCCGCCTATAAAGGGGGAGATTTTTGTGTATGAAAAACAGTTCAGAATTAAAGTTTGTTAAGGAAACAAGTCTTTGATTGCATTTTCTCCGATACGCCTTACActttatttgaagtttgagTTTCACTGGATCCTGACAGAGAAGTGAAGAGCtcaatattaatttatcagaagtgggataaactatttttctttaataatttatcagaagtgggatGTTACCTGTGATACGTCCGCGAATTAAGTGTAGTACGGAAACAAGCTAAAGTGAATTACTGAAGTTTCGATTGTGGGTTTCGCGATTTCTCCGGGACTCTGAAGTGTATTGCGGGAAGTGAGTACGGGTACGTGGGTAATATCGTATCGTCGTATTCTGAGGGTGAAGCCTAGTAACGGGATGTCTAGGTCGGGTTCACCAAGTGCCGGTGAGTACACTGAAGAGGAGGTCGAAAACGCCAGATTATTGTTGGAACTGAAGAAGAAGCAGGCGGAGGACAACACGGAGAGAATGCAATCTTCGGCGCATGCAACAGAACAACAGTTGATGTCTGTGGATGCGGTGGTGGAGCTAATTAGGAGATTGGTTCCATCAGGGGCGTCACCTGCAGGGTATGCAAGTGATACGATGACGACGGGTGAACCGACACCTGGAAATTTTTGTGTAATGCCAGATCTGACGCAAGGGTTGAAGGCGTTCAGTGGCAGAGGAGGGTATTTCGAAGCAAGGAACTGGCTTCGGGATATAAAGGCGATGGGTAGAAGACAATTTTGGaacgaaaatattattttggagATGGCGCGACAACATCTCCAAGGCAGCGCTCTAAATTGGTATCGTTACCATCAAGAGGAAATTCGAACTTGGAGTGAGTTCGAAGAGAAATTTCGGGAAAAGTATGAAGATACGCGAACATTGACGGAACGAGTTCATGAGATGGAAGCTCGTGTACAAGGGAAAGATGAAAGTGCGGAGGACTATTTCTATACGAAAATGCGATTGTGTCGGGAGTTAAAATTGGAGTTCCAGGAAAGTAAAAAGCTAGTGTTGATGGGACTTAAGTCACGAGAAGCGGCTAGGACAATTTTGCTTGCGCGACACTATGACGAGACAAGTCTATTAAAGGACATTTTAGACAGTGAACAATTCTATAAGGGACAGTTATCGGGTTTACGCGAGAATCGGACGGAGTGTTTGGCTGAAAAAGGTAAAGACGTACTTTGCTTTAAGTGCCAGAAAAGGGGGCACATTTCGAGAAACTGTACGGCAAAAATCGGCGAAACGTCAGGCTCGACAGGAGAAGTACCGGTTTCCTTCAGCAACAAACAGTCTGCACCGACAGCGACGTCACAAGTGATGTGCTTTAAGTGCAATGAGATGGGACACTATGCGAACCATTgcgagaagagagaaagaaCAATAGAAAATACGGCAAGACAAAATGTAAACGTggcaacggaaaacaacatTCTGTTCAATGATTCAAATCTCAAGTTTTTCAAAGATGCGAAGATCAATGGAaaacaactgaaaagttaTGTAGACTTGGGAAGTCAGGTGTGTGCTCTGCGTGATGATTTTATTGCTCAGTTGCGTTTGAATTGTAACTGGGCAAATACCAAACAAATCATGGGATATGGTGGTGCAATCACTGCAACCTTGGGAGACGCAGATGTGGATTTGGAAATAGATGGTGTTGTTGCCAAGGTGAAGCTGCAGATAGTACCCAAGGAAAGCCAGGAAGTGCCCTTGTTGGTGGGACATCCGTTTACCGAGCAAGGACATATCCAAGTAATCAAAACCGCGAATGAGCTTCTGATTCGTGAAGTACCTGTGACAGAAAATATATCGACTTCAGAAGTGGCTCTCTGGGCGAGAGATATGTCGGTGATACCGAATAACTTCTTGGGACACGTCGTCGTAAAAACTGATGTGCGCGAACGTGAACTCTGCGTCGAAGGTGGTTTACGCGAAATCGGGGGTGTTGTTCCGCGACGTGTGGTAACCACGGACAAGGAGGGTGAAGCAGATTTGCCCGTATTAAGTATTTGTGGTAGGGACGCTACCGTCATAAAGAACGATAATAAGACAACAGGTGAACCGTATCGCGAAGATGTTTGCCGAGTTGAATTAAAAGACAATGTGATTGAGATATCTGAAGTCAGGACCGAACCAAGTGATGACGAATTTCTCGAGCTACAAGAATTGGGGTGTATCAACGTCTTCGAGATGGATCTCCATCTGACAGATAACCAGCCAGTTTTCAGCGAACGCGAGGAGGTACAGGAACCGACGAAACCGGATATCAACAAGGAAATGGACTCACCGTTTGCAAGTGTTGTGCGAAAGAAAAGTGACGAATTTCAGGTGTGTGCGGATTACAGTGATTTCAGCAGGAAAAGTGATAATCAGCTGGATCGGTTGCGAGTGTTGTGCGACGCCGGTGTCAATTTGGCGTTTCAGAAACACAACTCTGGACACTACCTCATAAGTGGAGCTGTCACCGTGTTGCTGCTGGCAGTAATTTGGGTGATGGTACTGTTCTTACTGCTCTGTGTGAAGAGCGAGACCTGCATTTTTCGCTGTGGGTCAATAATTGTTACATGGCTCAAAGGGTGGAAGAAGCGTCTGTTGTACGCAAACATGGAGAAACGGAAAGATTGTCTCCCTCACCGCGATATTGACAGTTTCGAAAGTCGTAAGTTAGTACCAAAGTATCTAGGGCCAGGCCCATACGAAATTGTGAAGTTCATTGGTAATGATAGATATATGATACAAGACATTGAAGGTGAACAACAAAGTAACCGTCTTTGCAAAGGCATTATAGCAGTAGAtaggttaaaattgttacctGTTAAAAAAAGGGTTAATATTTGTAGACGTACTTTGTAGTTGCGAATTTTGTAGTAGGTGTTTAGGTTACAATAGAAATGTACGGTAGGTTAGTTTTATGTTTTGATTAATGACCATCTGGAGAACGTCCTCGAGGACGAGGACTATGTCAGGAAAGGCCGAattgttacaatattttttagaattaagaaaaaaataacacagcTGCATGACCCCGGCGTTTGACCCCGAATTAGCTACCCCGcttttttttctgtatgtgtcgttctgcttcatttacaCCACGTTGAGAGTGTAAAGGAACCGAACTTTATTTTATGCTAGTTGGTAGATTATGAATTATTGTCCAGATGTTGCGGACTTTGGTGCATTCTTAGGATTAGGTAACTGCAGCTGtcttaattagtttttttgcATGAGATCGACCCCAACGAAGGGTCTCAAGTTTTGTAATGGCCCGCCTATAAAGGGGGAGATTTTTGTGTATGAAAAACAGTTCAGAATTAAAGTTTGTTAAGGAAACAAGTCTTTGATTGCATTTTCTCCGATACGCCTTACActttatttgaagtttgagTTTCACTGGATCCTGACAGAGAAGTGAAGAGCtcaatattaatttatcagaagtgggataaactatttttctttaataattttgacataatttcGTTTCGAATTATATCTCGCTGACTTTTCTGTATTCGTAATTCTCAATAATGAGGTAAAACTTTTATGACGGCTGAagttgtacattttttaaatgatgccATCCAAGCAGATGTTTTTGATGAAATAATACCGTCACAGATTCTAAATTTAAAGGCATATaaatttcgtaaaatgtttACGACAGAAAACACTCATTCATTTAAAAGtttgatttcaaaaattcagTTCCACGCTTTGATGCCGAATAGTTTCGTTGTATAAatatgtgatttaatttaaaaagttgaGAAGTTTTAATAATCTCCAATGACAACATTAAAGTGAAAACTGATTAAAACTTGTAAGATTTTAACATTCAAATAATTCATTTATCAAGGGTAATATTCCAACATCTTACGAGTAttgtaaacaccgttcacgttgtttggcataatgggaggccatgatttatttttttaacgttggatacacTGTTTTATTTCCgccactaaagtgcctgacatgcggacctatcaaaatgaacatcaCCTGAATTTCCCACGATGTCTGAGAATCCTGCTATTGCAATCTAGTAAAACTgtcaacaatgcactagacattgatgctatttataaccttaaacttagaaaaacataacctaattcctaattcaacagacagctttagtAATACAAATTTGACAGGCAATGGAAATAATCTCATTTCTTTTGTTTCTCACAGCCGCTCTTgatccaacatttttttaaacatacgGTATATACCTAAGGTGTTTTTTTgattattgttgttaataatttgATGCTGTTGGTTACGAAAACTTTGTTGTCTAAGTAATAACTATTCAAGTTGgttctttttcaaaatcattgtTAGAAGATAGTGAagacaacaaacaaaatacaaagtgtcaataaaagaacgtattatcaagagtcctgtggaattcgaatatatttgatttttgccgttgtgtagcatattgtggtaccgATTAGagaaacagaggttatgtaagtccTTTAATCTTTAAATATTCTTCCCTTTAAGGGAATGAGTAGGATAATTGAGGAAGACGCATGATTATCGCAGGAAAGCGAATAATTATGGGAGGAGGAAAAGGCATGATTGTTGACTAGTTAGAAGCTGATTGGCTGCCATTCAAAAACTGCTTAAATATTATTGGTTCGCGTCAGTTACCTGACAGGTGTGGCAATAATAATCAGATTAATAACGCAAAGTTTGATTTAATGATAATTAGCATCGATATTTGTGAGATGTTTGAATTTTGCGAGAAAATCTTTAATTGAGCGACCTAGACGCGTAACTAGATTTGTGTTTCGGCACAAATCTAGTTCGATTTATTTCAAGAACCCGACTCTGACgcatattaaatttatataaGTTCGGTTCTCATTATAGGTTATTTCACTGGcaaaaataagttattttgCTGTTGCCATTTCGCACGCCGTCTAAATTTATTCGGCGGCTGTCTTTTAGATTTATAAACAGATGATTATTAGATGTGTAAGAATGCAAcaagtataaaaaatattcgtaGGAAGAAAATAGACCGAAGGAAAAAACAACAGGTGAGCTCCTTTCAACCggctcataaattatttccgaCACCAACAACATTAATGGCATTTTATCGATCGTTAATTTTGGATTTTGGTTTAGACATTGGTTATTTTTGGGGTTTGTCGTCCTGGCAACGTAATAACTGATTTGTGTGTGTTCCTAATTCAAATAACTCGTGGTGACTTCTTTCTGTTTGCATGTCCTGCGGCAACATTTCAGCAAATCCTGAAATAATTCCGAACCGCCCACATTTGAAAAACCAACAAATGATGATACAACCTTCCAGTACTGCCAGCTCCAAGTTGTTTCATCTCATTTACCGCCGATGGaattaatatatattttattttaattttacatgaCCTAAACAGCTTTGTTGTGAAAAGTACAAAGCTTCGGCGTTTACATGCCAACGACAAAATGTTGGCGTTTGGAACATGTGCTCCTAACTCATTCGtttcataattattattctGTTGCCTTTGCCTTTGTATCACCCTTCATTTGTATGCTACGTGGCGAGTTTTTGATGTACACTGTATTACTGATTTTTAGGACAGAAATATTGCATAGCGACAAATTTTCTTATGTGTTAGAAACTGCACAACCACTGCAAACTATTAATCGTTttcatgaaaatttttataaaaaatactagTACATGTTGGTTTGGAAAATCGTATTCGCGAGGACTTTCCAATGTGACAAAGTGAAAATTGATGAAGAAAACAGAATTAACAGAAGTTAAGCTAAAAGGaaaccaaaaaatgttattgcaGTTAGTTACCTTATTATACAGCGTTAAATACAAGTAAATATTTGGGAAAGTATAATAGATACGTCGACGTGAAAATTACTTGCAATGAACTAGGGGAGGTAAaagttcatttaaaaaattaccaaacaTTTGGTCATAAAGTAACAATAGTGTAGTAATGATGTGGTGAATGTTTACGTTATTGTCTCAGAATAGAGTGACCGCGCTGAAAAACTGGTTGCGAATATAAAATCCACAGACAGTTTAACGTTCATAtctgtttttctaatttgctgttttaacaaagctgttaacgcattcaaaatgaatgcgTTAATAAGCCTATTAACACATCAGAAAtctagaaactttttttagtTGGTAACACATATGGCCGGCAGCAAATTTACAATTTCCCTtgcgaaaaatgacaattatgtttAGTCAAGATtcaaacttaaaatttt contains the following coding sequences:
- the LOC138135255 gene encoding D-beta-hydroxybutyrate dehydrogenase, mitochondrial, with protein sequence MSGPFKRRPSLKALPNVGLVKAANIQRRQSAVGLKPISVSQQEVPWDVLDRCLLPVIFCHAGAIILSTVLNALHISQVSTLTLFIFFAITTIAAVLFYHNLKVTAAGKAVLITGCDSRIGNALARHLDEQGFTVFAGFQNAADNPIAEELKEECSGRVHVLQLDVSSETQILAASLYAVEHLPDGAPGLWAVIHASSWVALGEIEWIPPQVIKKATEINLLGPTRVTQVMLPLIRRARGRIIMMSSGLCKVASPVRGIHCGLLAAIEAQAECLRKELRSRGVDVVVVAPGEFTAGNSWLSDQVILEQARDMWAQLCQEQKIEYGKDYFETAVRSLEAKYTKCQDADLSPVLRALNDSIIRTFPLARYTPVTRREKIQAFIADHFPSSFYDIIYS